One window of the Anguilla rostrata isolate EN2019 chromosome 13, ASM1855537v3, whole genome shotgun sequence genome contains the following:
- the LOC135238308 gene encoding ankyrin repeat domain-containing protein 60-like, with translation MSKPSAITSSRQLSLRASNVEPSSSRSRQTWFSVRVRLHDTGELFLVPKCSFSMKIRELKNVLELVAGIPTDFQRLCYLDKGVLMDETSFRYNGIVPGSTLSLMIWPYSGWPELVKAAAAGSVNTLKSVVFKQAPFSSSKSNEAGSLAASWLSHRLFSALFISVHRGHLPAVRFLLQNGADVQAQTPRGRAALHAAASRGQADCMRELLAKGAELHLQDREGLTAIGVAKRLGQGRSVGLLFLWDWQQRAKGLGATPPLQEGELFAHQCFDSCLKTWLCGPEAQQYRADLQERGRPRGPAGEGQLQGALQGRGSSRGPAGEGQLQEPCRGGAAPRALQGRGSSRSPAAEGQLQGLSPRAPLNMDPRGSQRTLMTRTAKSSDCKKRIQQSPQTGVHIVENVTL, from the exons ATGTCGAAGCCTTCTGCGATAACATCGTCTAGACAGCTGTCACTTCGGGCTTCAAATGTTGAACCGTCAAGCTCACGCTCGAGACAGACCTGGTTCAGCGTCAGGGTCCGCTTGCACGATACCGGAGAGCTGTTCCTCGTTCCAAAGTGCAGCTTCAGTATGAAGATTAGAGAACTgaagaatgttctggaactgGTCGCTGGAATACCCACAGATTTCCAGAGACTGTGCTACCTGGACAAAG GTGTCTTGATGGATGAAACCTCATTTCGATATAATGGCATTGTCCCTGGAAGCACACTCTCCTTGATGATCTGGCCCTATAGTGGCTGGCCAGAGCTGGTCAAAGCTGCAGCCGCAGGCAGTGTGAATACG CTGAAGAGTGTGGTGTTCAAACAAGCCCCCTTCTCTTCTTCTAAGTCCAATGAGGCTGGCAGTTTGGCAGCATCCTGGCTCTCCCACCGCCTCTTCTCCGCCCTCTTCATAAGTGTTCACCGAGGACACCTGCCTGCCGTCCGCTTCCTGTTACAGAACG GTGCGGATGTTCAGGCCCAGACCCCTAGGGGGCGTGCGGCGCTACACGCGGCGGCATCGCGGGGCCAGGCTGACTGCATGCGGGAGTTGCTGGccaagggggcggagctgcacCTGCAGGACAGGGAGGGGCTGACGGCCATAGGCGTGGCCAAGCGTCTGGGACAGGGGCGGAGTGTCGGCCTGCTTTTCCTGTGGGACTGGCAGCAGAGGGCTAAGGGCCTGGGGGCCACGCCCCCCCTGCAGGAGGGAGAGCTCTTTGCCCATCAGTGTTTCGATTCCTGCCTGAAAACTTGGCTGTGTGGGCCTGAGGCTCAGCAGTACAGAGCTGACCTGCAGGAGAGGGGCCGCCCCAGGGGCCCTGCAGGGGAGGGGCAGCTCCAGGGGGCCCTGCAGGGGAGGGGCAGCTCCAGGGGCCCTGCAGGGGAGGGGCAGCTCCAGGAGCCCTGCAGGGGAGGGGCAGCTCCAAGGGCCCTGCAGGGGAGGGGCAGCTCCAGGAGCCCTGCAGCAGAGGGGCAGCTCCAGGGGCTCTCTCCCAGGGCTCCTCTGAACATGGACCCAAGAGGATCCCAGAGAACCTTGATGACAAGGACAGCGAAGAGTTCTGACTGCAAGAAGAGGATACAGCAAAGCCCCCAAACAGGAGTTCATATAGTTGAAAATGTGACTTTATAA
- the ccndbp1 gene encoding cyclin-D1-binding protein 1 homolog has product MSADNSCPDVSIPLRNLLNSVQCIRDRVKDGESNESSGGFNLQNFWDTLSQAVKAASQEATKLSLSFSKPPLPSPQDCERLAESIQKSVLALSTVYYWLPKSQGMTLRRVVRDATAAVLDGLVQLIDVILSSPLQSLSQEQLTSTGGVWLSCDRFPHLPRDNQAAVLDILVSCTAVVKDAIEEMEQAQAESQDPFSDVLEEEDLVSRGNQDTYWSESDRQLMSPCRGLMKASAACLKKLSAAVRANGSVDTAESIAQLDDLADIAKEVSPSVDDLALSLYPPMDHAAVELNACRLASVVKKVLEIARASHVCMEAEQGWVQFLNGAVDHNLQKAKTLAQACH; this is encoded by the exons ATGAGCGCCGATAACTCTTGTCCGGACGTATCGATTCCCCTGAGGAATCTCTTAAATTCTGTACAGTGTATTCGGGACCGTGTTAAAG ATGGAGAGTCGAATGAATCGAGTGGCGGCTTTAACCTGCAGAATTTCTGGGATACGCTGA GCCAAGCAGTCAAAGCAGCTTCGCAGGAAGCCACGAAACTGAGCCTTTCCTTCTCCAAACCTCCTCTGCCTTCTCCACAG GACTGTGAGAGATTGGCCGAGTCCATTCAGAAAAGCGTTCTGGCTCTGTCCACAGTGTATTACTGGCTGCCTAAGAGCCaag GCATGACGCTGCGCAGAGTGGTCAGAGATGCGACGGCTGCGGTGTTAGACGGCCTGGTGCAGCTTATAGACGTCATCCTCAGCTCTCCCCTACAGAG ttTATCGCAGGAACAGCTGACTTCTACAGGAGGGGTGTGGCTATCCTGCGACCGTTTTCCTCACCTGCCTcggg aTAACCAGGCTGCTGTGTTGGACATCCTGGTCTCATGTACCGCCGTGGTGAAGGATGCCATAGAGGAGATGGAGCAG GCCCAGGCAGAAAGCCAGGATCCCTTCAGCGATGTATTGGAGGAAGAGGACCTGGTTTCCCGGGGCAACCAGGACACATATTGGTCCGAGTCGGACCGGCAGCTCATGAGTCCGTGCCGGGGCTTAATGAAGGCGTCCGCGGCGTGCCTGAAGAAGCTGTCCGCCGCCGTCAGAGCCAACGGGAGCGTGGACACCGCCGAGAGCATCGCGCAGTTGGACGACCTCGCCGACATCGCCAAGGAAGTCAGCCCCAG TGTGGATGACCTGGCCCTCAGCCTCTACCCACCTATGGATCATGCTGCAGTGGAACTGAAC GCTTGCAGGCTGGCGTCGGTGGTGAAGAAGGTTCTGGAGATCGCCAG ggcGAGCCACGTGTGTATGGAGGCGGAGCAGGGCTGGGTGCAGTTCCTGAACGGGGCGGTGGATCACAACCTGCAGAAAGCCAAAACCCTGGCGCAGGCCTGCCACTGA
- the LOC135237173 gene encoding protein-glutamine gamma-glutamyltransferase 2-like, which produces MTSDLSKVDLLCEKNNEAHKTKKMSTERLIVRRGQTFLLTLHSSSARSLKPDSLELTVQTGPKPSEDLGTKCVFGVSRKSLANKSWDAKVQETSATSVTLAITSPADASIGEYTLSVTTNPNMTVGHRAGAFVLLFNPWCAEDWVHLADEKERQEYVMNEHGLIFRGASDYIHELAWDFGQFEADILDICLKMLDLNPKCKKNAAEDFSARCNPIYVSRVVSAMINSNDDRGVLEGNWSNSFWGGVSPSHWNGSVDILRKWKESDYHPVKYGQCWVFGGVMCTVLRCLGIPCRVVTNFLSAHDTHGNLLIDEYYSDHGVQPKESEDSIWNYHVWVEGWMRRPDLPGKPLYDGWQVLDPTPQELSEGVHCCGPAPVKAICEGHTELKYDLPFVFAEVNADRVTWLIMADGSQKRIMTETKLVGQNISTKSVGSDKRLDITAKYKYPEGTEKEREAFREAVRRSEKLSEPEPAPAPPPPKISVKIEEQSKPINGKDIDLVIRLQSPTLRDLVLNVNAQVMLYNGVLKSDICSEEKEVQALPDKELTVPFRIPFSKYGSHIQGNNSIKVTAVAKDKQHTEVVYLAEKNIVPENPPISITVTGDPVQFRDLQAEVRFDNPLPVALTNCSITITASGLLSKSVVSRLASLDPDLRVRVLVPFTPYRAGTKKLVADFDCDQFRDIKTSCNVDIKHYSRA; this is translated from the exons ATGACCTCTG ATCTCTCCAAAGTGGATCTCCTCTGTGAGAAGAACAATGAGGcccacaagacaaaaaaaatgtctacagAGCGATTGATCGTCAGGCGAGGGCAGACCTTCCTGCTTACTCTCCACTCCAGCAGTGCCCGAAGCCTCAAGCCTGACTCCTTGGAACTCACCGTCCAAACAG GACCCAAGCCCTCGGAAGATTTAGGGAccaagtgtgtgtttggtgtctCACGGAAAAGTCTGGCAAATAAGTCCTGGGATGCTAAGGTCCAGGAGACTTCCGCTACATCAGTCACCCTGGCCATCACTAGCCCGGCGGATGCCAGCATTGGGGAGTACACCCTCTCTGTGACGACGAACCCCAATATGACCGTGGGCCACAGGGCTGGGGCCTTTGTCCTCCTGTTTAACCCttggtgtgcag AGGACTGGGTGCACTTGGCCGATGAAAAGGAAAGGCAGGAGTATGTGATGAATGAACATGGCCTGATATTCAGAGGAGCAAGTGACTACATTCATGAGTTGGCCTGGGATTTTGGACAG TTTGAAGCTGACATCCTTGACATCTGCTTAAAAATGCTGGacctcaaccccaaatgtaagAAGAACGCAGCCGAGGATTTCTCTGCACGCTGCAACCCCATCTATGTCAGCAGAGTGGTCAGCGCTATG ATCAACAGTAATGATGACAGAGGCGTGCTAGAGGGCAATTGGAGCAATTCCTTTTGGGGCGGAGTGTCTCCATCGCACTGGAACGGCAGCGTGGACATCCTGAGGAAGTGGAAGGAGTCTGACTACCACCCCGTCAAATATGGCCAGTGCTGGGTGTTCGGTGGGGTCATGTGCACAG tcctGAGGTGCTTGGGAATCCCCTGTCGTGTGGTCACAAATTTCTTGTCTGCTCATGATACGCATGGAAATCTGTTGATCGATGAATACTACTCTGACCATGGTGTGCAACCCAAGGAGAGCGAAGACAGTATATG GAACTATCATGTGTGGGTAGAAGGTTGGATGAGACGTCCTGATCTCCCTGGAAAACCACTTTATGATGGCTGGCAGGTTCTGGACCCCACCCCTCAGGAGCTGAGTGAAG GGGTACACTGCTGTGGCCCAGCTCCAGTGAAGGCTATATGTGAAggacacacagagctgaagtACGACCTGCCTTTCGTCTTCGCCGAGGTCAATGCGGACCGGGTCACTTGGCTAATCATGGCCGACGGGTCACAGAAGAGGATCATGACGGAAACAAAGTTAGTGGGTCAGAACATCAGCACTAAATCAGTGGGCAGTGACAAACGACTTGACATCACTGCAAAATACAAGTATCCGGAAG GTACAGAGAAGGAAAGGGAGGCGTTCAGAGAAGCAGTGAGGAGATCTGAAAAACTCAGCGAACCAGAGCCAGCCCCAGCGCCACCCCCTCCCAAAATCTCAGTCAAGATCGAAGAGCAGAGCAAGCCAATCAACGGCAAGGACATCGACCTGGTGATCCGACTGCAGAGCCCCACGCTGCGTGATCTGGTGCTCAATGTCAACGCCCAGGTCATGCTGTATAACGGTGTACTTAAATCTGACATCTGCAGTGAAGAAAAGGAAGTACAGGCCCTGCCAGACAAAG AGCTGACGGTCCCTTTCCGGATTCCCTTCTCCAAATATGGGAGTCACATACAGGGAAACAACAGCATCAAAGTGACAGCCGTAGCCAAGGACAAGCAGCACACTGAGGTGGTGTACCTGGCAGAGAAGAACATTGTACCTGAAAATCCCCCCATCAGCATCACT GTCACTGGAGATCCTGTGCAGTTCCGAGACTTGCAGGCAGAGGTCCGGTTTGATAACCCCTTACCTGTGGCCCTGACTAACTGCTCCATAACCATCACTGCCAGTGGCTTATTGAGCAAATCAGTAGTATCCAG GCTGGCGTCTCTGGACCCAGACCTGCGGGTTCGAGTCCTGGTACCCTTTACACCCTACAGAGCTGGAACCAAGAAGCTGGTGGCTGATTTTGACTGTGACCAGTTCCGGGACATCAAAACCAGCTGCAACGTAGATATTAAACATTATTCCAGGGCCTAA